The Colletotrichum higginsianum IMI 349063 chromosome 2, whole genome shotgun sequence genome has a segment encoding these proteins:
- a CDS encoding calcineurin-like phosphoesterase — MANQVKTTLLIISDTHGLEFPVETRPQEPVDVVIHCGDLTKSSTMAEYKNTLQLLRNLNAPLKLFIAGNHDLSLDSPAVYEKIDEAERVSEETRFDRPMVNQEILAVRDLVKRSKAEGIVFFEEGTHDFVLGNGAALKLFASPYSPGTAGWAFEYSTHDFNIEEGTDVVVTHGPPRGILDISEGGKRMGCPQLFREVARSRPKIHCFGHVHRGWGARLVAWRPTLSQTPSHIEDIDSAKSSVLEHLGHRNDPEEVAQARRERFEQYKSQGHCRISHCKDDLEPLNSGQTLFVNAATKGSDGLNQAPWIVDIDLPAAVLQPQPMVAISTSPTLQESKTTISSKGKMEPEESKEPKNNKRARLLSM, encoded by the coding sequence ATGGCTAATCAAGTGAAAACAACTCTTCTCATCATCTCGGACACTCACGGGCTAGAGTTTCCAGTGGAGACGCGTCCTCAGGAGCCCGTTGACGTGGTCATCCATTGTGGCGATCTTACAAAGAGTTCCACGATGGCGGAATACAAGAATACACTCCAGCTCCTTCGAAACCTCAACGCACCTCTCAAGCTGTTCATCGCCGGCAACCACGACCTATCTCTTGATTCCCCAGCCGTGTATGAAAAGATTGATGAGGCGGAACGGGTCAGTGAAGAAACAAGATTTGACAGACCCATGGTCAATCAGGAGATTCTTGCCGTGAGGGATCTCGTCAAGAGATCAAAGGCTGAAGGAATTGTCTTTTTCGAAGAGGGCACGCACGACTTCGTGCTTGGAAATGGCGCGGCTCTGAAGCTCTTTGCCAGCCCTTACTCGCCAGGCACCGCGGGGTGGGCGTTTGAGTATTCCACCCACGATTTCAACATCGAAGAGGGAACGGATGTCGTCGTGACACACGGTCCACCCCGGGGAATACTGGACATCTCCGAAGGCGGCAAACGAATGGGGTGCCCTCAGCTGTTTCGTGAGGTTGCGCGGTCACGGCCCAAGATCCATTGCTTCGGACATGTCCATCGCGGATGGGGAGCAAGACTTGTTGCCTGGAGGCCGACCCTTTCCCAAACGCCTTCACATATCGAGGACATTGACAGTGCAAAATCTTCGGTGCTAGAGCATCTCGGCCACCGCAACGACCCCGAGGAGGTCGCGCAggcgagaagagagaggtTCGAGCAGTACAAGTCCCAAGGGCATTGCCGCATAAGCCACTGTAAAGATGATTTGGAGCCTCTAAACTCAGGTCAAACTTTATTTGTCAACGCGGCGACAAAGGGGAGTGACGGGCTGAATCAGGCCCCGTGGATCGTGGATATTGACTTACCGGCAGCTGTACTACAGCCACAGCCAATGGTGGCTATATCTACATCACCAACCTTGCAAGAATCGAAAACAACAATATCAAGCAAGGGTAAAATGGAACCGGAGGAGTCAAAGGAACCAAAGAACAACAAGAGAGCACGGCTACTTAGTATGTAA
- a CDS encoding TPR domain-containing protein, whose product MGLVQQANAELDVDEPVAAHPTLNNVDFGLQIGVEEILGDVDPDVSLEFLKKADAHAGKPPPTRVPRESLVSTHNSYVEQQQQSEQQNAPRMVKKVVLALSYPPSVKPVSDLSPMRLDELLVENHHEDRYLVLKTIAPPYMGAGTITIVEDEHGNTDKLVLYNQGSSTILQAVPEGSVILLKEPYYKFSGDDDFMLCVDHPSDAILLRHGPDDSLIPDGFKQTSQSEVAAEWKNAGDRAFISKNLPLAAANYSRALDLSSEDDTAFRVDVLLKRASINITVKRFDDALSDSLASRRGGPTDWKAYFVAGKAAYELTEFQASKQYFEAALEQKPEAVNIQKEYERCLARLEEERGHYDLAAMTVNVTPKNISIDRASFLSRTEVRDSPHHGRGLFATQDIKAGEMIFAEKATSVPNEFNPEHNSAAAYAQLVELCADNPTIHRKVLDLYGGSYKRSGHEGIIVDGRPVVDVFLLESIRRKNCFSGAQVSAQAANPDWDMWKQGMSRGLWVHSAYANHACLPNANRSFIGDMLIVTATVDIPAGAEITHIYLPPKAAYLLRMPQFRSSWGFVCSCALCAGEAKSPAEQHKRRVAALAEIEAVIRKKRPTRFQPDATIRQIERLTSRFSALHEAEVYDDLGLPRLMLVWPTMWLVEACHTRKQWAKVVRWAGEVFRNFGFVEPVRGGRLWMYRDTQAVTTFEVIKALKLAAEAHAALGSGVLARDCLDAARVGLTTMVGYVTDETFEAFR is encoded by the exons ATGGGGCTTGTGCAGCAAGCCAACGCGGAGCTGGACGTAGACGAGCCGGTTGCCGCGCATCCGACGCTCAACAACGTCGATTTCGGCCTGCAgatcggcgtcgaggagatccttggcgacgtcgacccCGACGTCTCCCTCGAGTTCCTGAAGAAGGCCGATGCTCACGCGGgcaagccgccgccgacgcgtGTGCCGAGGGAATCTCTCGTGAGCACGCACAACAGCTatgtcgagcagcagcaacagtcCGAGCAGCAGAACGCGCCGCGCATGGTGAAGAAGGTCGTCTTGGCGCTCTCGTACCCGCCGTCAGTAAAGCCGGTATCCGATTTGTCCCCA ATGCGGCTGGATGAGCTACTCGTCGAGAACCACCACGAGGACAGGTACCTTGTTCTCAAGACAATCGCGCCGCCGTACATGGGGGCGGGGACAATCACGATTGTGGAAGACGAGCACGGCAACACGGACAAGTTGGTGCTGTACAACCAGGGGAGCTCGACTATCCTGCAGGCCGTCCCCGAAGGGTCGGTGATTCTTCTCAAGGAGCCGTACTACAAGTTcagcggcgatgacgacttCATGCTCTGCGTCGACCATCCCTCGGACGCCATCCTTCTACGCCACGGCCCCGATGACTCGCTCATCCCGGACGGCTTCAAACAGACTTCGCAGTCTGAAGTTGCAGCAGAGTGGAAGAATGCAGGAGATCGCGCCTTCATCTCCAAGAACTTGCCACTGGCTGCGGCAAA TTATTCGAGAGCCCTGGACCTGTCCTCAGAGGATGACACGGCCTTTAGAGTTGATGTCCTTCTGAAGCGAGCCAGCATAAACATCACTGTCAAGCGCTTCGACGACGCACTCTCAGACTCGCTCGCCTCAAGAAGAGGCGGGCCGACTGACTGGAAGGCCTACTTCGTCGCGGGCAAGGCCGCCTACGAGCTCACCGAGTTTCAGGCCAGCAAGCAGTACTTTGAGGCGGCGTTGGAGCAGAAGCCCGAGGCAGTGAACATCCAGAAGGAATACGAGCGCTGCCTGGCGCGActcgaagaagagagaggtcACTACGACCTGGCCGCGATGACGGTAAACGTGACGCCCAAGAACATCTCCATTGACAGGGCGAGCTTCCTCTCGAGAACCGAAGTCCGGGACTCGCCGCACCACGGCCGCGGCCTCTTCGCCACGCAAGACATCAAGGCGGGCGAGATGATCTTTGCCGAGAAGGCCACCAGCGTGCCCAACGAGTTCAACCCGGAACAcaactcggccgccgcctacgCCCAGCTGGTGGAGCTCTGCGCGGACAACCCGACGATCCACAGAAAGGTGCTCGACCTGTACGGCGGCTCGTACAAGCGGTCCGGCCACGAGggcatcatcgtcgacggcaggcccgtcgtcgacgtcttcctcctcgagTCCATCCGGCGCAAGAACTGCTTCAGCGGCGCCCAGGTgtcggcgcaggcggcgaaCCCGGACTGGGACATGTGGAAGCAGGGCATGTCGCGCGGGCTGTGGGTGCACTCGGCCTACGCCAACCACGCGTGTCTGCCCAACGCGAACCGGTCCTTCATCGGGGACATGCTCATCGTCACGGCCACGGTGGACAttcccgccggcgccgagatcaCGCACATCTACCTCCCGCCCAAGGCGGCCTACCTCCTCCGCATGCCGCAGTTCCGGTCCAGCTGGGGCTTCGTGTGCAGCTGCGCCCTCTGCGCGGGCGAGGCCAAGTCCCCGGCCGAGCAGCACAAGAGGCGCGTcgcggcgctggccgagatcgaggccgtcatccGGAAGAAGCGGCCGACGCGGTTCCAGCCGGACGCGACGATCCGGCAGATCGAGCGGCTCACGAGCCGGTTCTCGGCGCTgcacgaggccgaggtctACGATGACCTCGGGCTGCCGCGGCTGATGCTCGTGTGGCCGACCATGTGGCTCGTCGAGGCGTGCCACACGCGCAAGCAGTGGGCTAAAGTGGTGCGGTGGGCGGGCGAGGTGTTCCGCAACTTTGGCTTCGTCGAGCCCGTCCGCGGCGGGAGGCTGTGGATGTACCGGGACACGCAGGCGGTGACGACGTTCGAGGTCATCAAGGCGCTCAAgttggcggccgaggcgcacGCGGCGCTCGGGAGCGGCGTGCTGGCGCGGGACTGTCTGGACGCCGCGCGAGTCGGGCTGACGACCATGGTTGGGTATGTGACGGACGAGACGTTTGAGGCGTtccggtga
- a CDS encoding Alkaline phosphatase, which translates to MPALALVLLAAVPAALGQTFQRLGACPDLGCVFPPDQAHFLPGQAFDVRVEIHAPVNGTEAFNGGVPDPDFSISVASNSHPDGRPLTEFFGLAEEPPLETWDFAWYEDLFARDAGNASVVNVASKAYRHLALYEPGNYTVELRYYNGTRTTLAEWFVRPLAEEKKAKNVILFIGDGMTTNMITAARLLGHKSINGKYQSRMQMDQFPILGHQMTHSVDTFITDSANSASALYSGHKGTSDSMGVYSDSSADDFDDPKVETIVEMVVRIWGSAWGAVTTAALDDATPAALTGHTRSRSNAGSLIDQALNGMTNYSWSGHPGPDVYFGGGASTFLPGPASYEGKDYYDEFRKQGYSVSWNATSLRDAPVDAPALGVFSTSHLPVWLDRNILTDNIAALETHPSGDGSAPLDLPGLKDMTLKAVDILLARSSRSNSNSSSSSSNNKDAGFFLMSEGASIDKQMHALDYDRALGDLLEFDDTIRATVRKLRDAGALEDTLIVVTADHGHGFDVFGVADTEYLAAQDSDRGKREAIGVYERSGLSQYTVSRPDGVEYGTGPNFPLNWSPRYAIAPGFGANPDRRENFRLHESPRRVVVESGDDDDGYVVNPEDGEDGFYVPGTIPTSSSSGVHSLTDVPVFAMGPCQETFAGVYDNTDVFFKIASCLGLGQSSASPKRK; encoded by the exons ATGCCTGCGCTCGCCTTGGTTCTCTTGGCGGCCGTGCCCGCGGCTCTCGGCCAGACCTTccagcgcctcggcgccTGTCCGGACCTCGGATGCGTCTTCCCGCCGGACCAGGCCCATTTCCTGCCCGGCCAGGCCTTTGACGTGCGCGTCGAGATCCACGCGCCCGTCAACGGCACCGAGGCCTTCAACGGCGGCGTGCCGGACCCGGACTTCTCCATCTCCGTCGCGAGCAACAGCCACCCGGACGGCCGGCCGCTGACCGAGttcttcggcctcgccgaggagccgCCGCTTGAGACGTGGGACTTTGCGTGGTACGAGGACCTATTCGCCCGGGACGCCGGCAACGCGTCCGTCGTCAACGTCGCGTCCAAGGCGTACCGCCACCTCGCGCTGTACGAGCCGGGCAACTACACGGTCGAGCTGCGGTACTACAACGGCACCCGGACGACGCTGGCCGAGTGGTTCGTGCGCccgctcgccgaggagaagaaggctaAGAACGTCATCCTGTTCATCGGGGACGGCATGACGACCAACATGATCACGGCGGCGCGCTTGCTGGGCCACAAGAGCATCAACGGGAAGTACCAGTCCCGGATGCAGATGGACCAGTTCCCCATCCTGGGACATCAGATG ACGCATTCTGTCGATACGTTCATCACTGACAGCGCCAACTCAGCCTCGGCTCTGTACTCTGGACACAAGGGCACCTCTGACTCGATGGG CGTCTACTCTGATTCATCGGCGGACGACTTTGATGATCCCAAGGTCGAGACCATTGTCGAGATGGTCGTTCGTATCTGG GGATCCGCCTGGGGAGCCGTCACgacggccgccctcgacgacgccacgCCGGCCGCGTTGACGGGCCACACCCGGTCCCGATCCAACGCCGGCTCGCTCATCGACCAGGCCCTCAACGGCATGACCAACTACTCGTGGAGCGGCCACCCGGGGCCGGACGTCtacttcggcggcggcgcgtcgACCTTCCTCCCGGGCCCGGCCTCGTACGAGGGCAAGGACTACTACGACGAGTTCCGCAAGCAGGGCTACTCGGTCAGCTGGAACGCCACGTCGCTCCGCGACGCTCCCGTCGACGCcccggccctcggcgtcttctCGACCTCCCACCTGCCCGTGTGGCTCGACAGGAACATCCTCACGGACAACATCGCCGCGCTCGAGACGCACCCCTCGGGCGACGGCTCGGCGCCCCTCGACCTGCCGGGCCTCAAGGACATGACGctcaaggccgtcgacatcctcctcgcgcggagcagcagaagcaacagcaacagcagcagcagcagcagcaacaacaaagACGCGGGCTTCTTCCTCATGTCCGAGGGCGCCTCCATCGACAAGCAGATGCACGCCCTCGACTACGaccgcgccctcggcgacctgctcgagTTCGACGACACGATCCGCGCCACCGTCCGGAAGCTgcgggacgccggcgcgctcgaggacaccctcatcgtcgtcacggccgaccacggccacggcttcgacgtcttcggcgtcgccgacacCGAGTACCTCGCCGCGCAGGACTCGGACCGCGGCAAGCGCGAGGCCATCGGCGTCTACGAGCGCTCCGGCCTCTCGCAGTACACCGTCTCGCGcccggacggcgtcgagtaCGGCACGGGGCCCAACTTCCCGCTCAACTGGAGCCCGCGCTACGCCATCGCCCCGGGCTTCGGCGCCAACCCGGACCGCAGGGAGAACTTCCGCCTGCACGAGTCGCCGCGCCGCGTGGTCGTGGagagcggcgacgacgacgacggctaCGTCGTGAAccccgaggacggcgaggacggcttCTACGTGCCCGGGACGATcccgacgtcgtcctcgtccggcgTGCACTCCCTGACGGACGTGCCGGTGTTTGCCATGGGCCCTTGCCAGGAGACGTTCGCGGGCGTCTACGACAACACCGACGTCTTTTTCAAGATTGCGTCGTGTCTCGGGCTGGGTCAGTCTTCGGCGAGCCCCAAGAGGAAGTAG
- a CDS encoding Maltose o-acetyltransferase, whose product MPHKRSRTGCLTCRDEGYKCDEAKPHCGRCVRLGKTCQGYGLRVRWKTADSSTDAGRIMKKRSPRSKVGAKPLATGSSSWSSSSPEGAPTTPSSASGSSGTGTDPSRSSSLMRNPSYVSPDISPMNRYLLHHWTGSLAGVISMASGARNPFLVHLTPMMHRSPALRFSISSMAAGHLAVLRGPGDGDEVLRTLSSRHMLAAVSSLRASIETEDPALSLATILMLQISDRLFNTDSRIDHLAGARAVILRSGGPRTWTGDGAQFLLSLCFYHDVMSSISRTSRPLLSMTNVAPLEGLPSLAKLTALVSVVSAISKMQGQSGEAHQRRGAAIRRDLDSGFGIAADGDPAIEHTIQAYRHAAVIYLYRVWSDDGTTPPPKPFHAERCIHHLLQVPVASSFVSAHAWPLWTAGCESIDPYLRQLVLERLKAMYRNRHLPSLGRVQRDMEEVWVAKDTQRLQFGTENVDCCKVILNNRHREADLV is encoded by the exons ATGCCGCACAAGAGGAGCAGAACGGGCTGTCTCACCTGCCG TGACGAAGGCTATAAGTGCGATGAGGCGAAGCCCCACTGTGGCCGCTGcgtccggctgggcaagACGTGCCAGGGGTACGGGCTGCGAGTGAGatggaagacggccgactCCTCGACGGACGCAGGGCGGatcatgaagaagaggagccCGAGATCCAAAGTCGGTGCGAAGCCTCTGGCGACaggctcgtcgtcgtggtcttcgtcttctcccGAAGGCGCACCTACGACGCCGAGTTCGGCCTCCGGCTCttccggcaccggcaccgacCCCAGCCGGAGCAGCAGTCTCATGCGGAACCCGTCCTACGTATCGCCCGACATCTCCCCGATGAACCGCtacctcctccaccactGGACCGGCTCGCTAGCGGGCGTGATCTCGATGGCGTCGGGCGCGCGGAACCCcttcctcgtccacctcACGCCCATGATGCACCGCTCTCCCGCCCTCCGcttctccatctcgtcgatggcggccggCCACCTCGCGGTCCTCCGCGggcccggcgacggcgacgaggtctTGCGAACGCTCTCCTCGCGCCACATGCTCGCGGCCGTGTCCTCGCTACGCGCGTCCATCGAGACCGAGGACCCGGCGCTCTCGCTCGCGACAATCCTGATGCTCCAGATCTCGGACCGGCTCTTCAACACGGACAGCCGGATCGaccacctcgccggcgcccgggCCGTCATCTTACGTTCGGGCGGACCCCGGACCTGgaccggcgacggcgcgcagTTCCTCCTGAGCCTGTGCTTCTACCACGACGTCATGTCGTCCATCTCGCGCACGTCGAGGCCGCTGCTGAGCATGACCAACGTCGCGCCCCTCGAGGGCCTGCCGAGCCTCGCCAAGCTCACGGCCCTGGTCTCGGTCGTCAGCGCCATCAGCAAGATGCAGGGCCAGAGCGGCGAGGCGCACCAGCGGCGGGGGGCCGCGATCCGGCGCGACCTGGACTCCGGGTTCGGCAtcgcggccgacggcgacccggCCATCGAGCACACGATCCAGGCCTACAGGCACGCGGCCGTCATCTACCTCTACCGGGTGTGGAGTGACGACggcacgacgccgccgccgaagccgttCCACGCCGAGAGGTGCATCCACCACCTCCTGCAGGTCCCCGTCGCCTCGTCCTTCGTCTCGGCGCACGCGTGGCCGCTGTGGACGGCCGGGTGCGAGTCCATCGACCCCTACCTGAGGCAGCTGGTGCTCGAGAGGCTCAAGGCGATGTACCGGAACCGTCACCTGCCATCGCTCGGGCGCGTACAGCGGGACATGGAAGAGGTCTGGGTGGCCAAGGACACGCAGAGGCTGCAGTTCGGGACGGAGAACGTGGACTGTTGCAAAGTGATCCTGAATAACCGCCATAGAGAGGCGGACTTGGTCTAA